Genomic window (Flavobacterium oreochromis):
TGATTGATGGAGCAGGAGCAGTTACTAACCTTGCAGTTACAGGCTATAATATTTTAAAACTTAACAATTTTGCAAAAAGTTATAATGCTTTCGAAACTGCTATTAGTGGAGCTAATACCTTTCAGAATTCTGTTTTTGGAGAACGACTCAATCAGTTGCGAAATATATTTAAAAATGCTCCTACTGACTTAAATTTACTAAACAGAGGAAAAACATTTAGTAATTACATTTCTAAAATAAACACAGGGTTCAAAAAAACTTTTTTAGCCACTGTTCTTACTTTGAACTTAAATGTTAATGCCACAGATAATATTTTACAATTATCAAATAATGCAAATAAAATTGAAACGGTCTTAAACCTTTCAGGAAAAACAGAACAAATAACTGATGCCATAAAGAGTACTATAACGTCAAAATCTGATGAAATTGTAAAAGCATTTGATAATCAGAGTGTAGTAAGTATTAGAACATCACCTACTGCTCAAGCAGTAGATGGAAAATTTATAATTCTCAATGTAGGACAAGATAATATTTTAGCTACTCTAATTAATAATCAGATTAAGATTAATTTTGTTAAGGCGGCAGTAGATGGCTATCATATCTATGAATATAGTGAGGATAAAGATCCAGCTAATAATAATATTAATCCTAAATGCACATTTTGTCCTGATAAAATTGGTAATACAAAAGAAAGTGAGTTGTGTAAAAAACTTGAACAACTTGCTTCTAATACTCAAAACTCAACTGCAGTGCATAAACTATGTGCAAAAGGTATTGATATAGCTGTTTTAAATAAAGTACTCGCTCTTACTACTGCTAAACAAAAAGTTTTTGTGGATGATTTTGAGGGAATTTCTGAAGGAGGAATGGCCATTTTAAAATCAAAAGTCTATTTAGTTGATTATTGGAAAGATAATGGAGATTATTTTAAAATAGTGAAACCATATCATGGAAAAAATCATATTTCTTGGTTAACAAATGTTGAAGCAATTAGAAGTATGGGCGCTAGAGAGGCAGAATTAGCTAATACGATAGACCACATATTTCATCCTTTAATTCATTCAAACGATAGTATAATTCCTCCTTCAGGTATGATTAAAAATGATTTTGATGCAAAAATTGTTGGAGTCGGAAATTTACCTTCAGGAAATATAATTTTAAGATATAATAGAAAGTTTTTTAATGGTGATTTAATTGAGAATAATGAAGTAGCTTATGAAAATTATATCAACACATTACATCCATTCTTAAAAAAACATCTCGATTATATGGACTTTATAAGAAAAGATTGTTCTGATGGTAATGATGGTAATTTATTCGAAAAATTATATGGAGGTCGCATAACTAAAAGAAAAATAAATGTAGCTCAAAGACCAGGAATTCATACTGAAGTTCAAATATTAAATGAACTTATAAAAGGAAAAACTATTAATAGTGTTCAGGATATTCAAGCTTTGAATATTATGATAATAGTTAAAATTAAGGCTAAAAATTTTGAAAATTCTGATGATCATCAACATATGAGTACTTGTCCACATTGTTTTTACATTACACAAGGTGTCAACTTTATTAAAAATGAATAGATTATGGAGAGATTATACCCTCAAGAAGAATTTGAAAAATTTTTAATTGATGATGTAGATAAAAAGCTTTTGAAAAATAGTAATGAATTCTTTTCAGGAATTAAAGAGACCTTTTCAAATGAAATAGGATATTATGGAAGAAAATTTTTTTGCGGTGGAATACCTCATGGAATTTATTTTAGTAATCATTCAAATGATAATCAAGTATCTAGAACTATTCATATATATATATATGGAGAAGAAAGGTTTTTTTTTGCATTTAGTAACATAGATTGTAATATTTCTATTTATAGTTTGAGCTATCAAAATGATTTTTTTATTGATGATTTTAATTGTAAAAATGGAGCGAAATCTATTAATGCTAGCCTTATTGTTTTTTTTTTCAAGAGAAGATTTGAATTATGAAAATATATTAAATGAGAATCAAAATATCCTAGATGAATATTTTGAAGTTCAATATGACTTATATAGTTTGAATACTTTTATAGATATGTCAATTGATAAAGTTAAATATACTAAAGTTATGAATGCGTATTTAGTTAGTCAAGATATGCAAAAATATTTAGGTAAAACTGTTCCTGATACTTTTATGGAAAAATTTGTTTGGCAAGAAGAACAAATTGGGAAAGCCATAAATGAGGATCAACTGCCAACAGCCATACAATTTATCGGAGGGGTAAGTGTAGCTTATCATGACATAACCCAAAAAATAGTAGCGGTTGTAACCGTAATGAATGTAGATAGTCAAGAAATTGTGGATCAGGCAGTTTATACTGAGGATAAGATTAATATGCACATACCTGATATTTTTGGGTTTAATGAAACAGTGTGGACAATTAAAGCTTTTGAAAAATTATCTATAAAACCCCAGCTTGTTTTTTGTGATGGACATGGTATTGAACATCCAAAAAATATGGGCTTGGCTACTTTTTTAGGTATTCAACTTGATATACCAACTATTGGTTGTGCTAAAAAGAGATTAGTTGGATATTGTAAAAAAGAAGAATTGGGCTATAATAGAGGAGATTATTTAGAATTAATATTTGATGCGATTGTTGTTGGTAAAGCCCTTCGTACAAAAGAAAATTTAAGCCCAGTCTATGTTTCTTTAGGACATAAAATTTCTTTAGAAACAAGTGTAGATTGGGTATTAAAAACAACTAAAACAACAAGACTTCCTTTGGTATTAGAAATAGCTATTGAAATTGGAAGGGAAAATCTACCTAAACAATTCAGGATTGATTTTATGAACGATGAACCTAATGAATATGGTATCATTAAATTGTACTAACGTCATTCCCTCATTCTATGATAAAAACAAATAAAAAAATGTTAAATTTGAGATGAAAATTTATAGGTATTTATAAATGGCATTTCTCTGTTAAAAACAGTAAAAACTCTTCTTGTAAGTTTGCATCTAATATTTTTTTAATATTCTTTAAGATGGTCTCGCAATGAAAATAAAAGATTTTAAAATAATGACATTGTATTTAATCTTCAATTTTTATTTTTAAGCCCCCGATAACTATGGTTTTTTGGGTACAAACAAAACAATCACACCAACAGCTAGTAATAATCGTTTTTATGCAATATCTGGTGGAGGACAAGATAGTGAGGCTAAGATATTTGAATATTTTATGGATCGTTTGGCTCGTGAAAAAGATATTAAAATACCTAATGGAGCAGATAGAAAGGAGTATGTCGAACAAATTTTAGGTGGCTCAAAAGTCAAAATTAATATTACTACCGAAATGAGCCCTTGTGAGTCTTGTGAAGCTATTATTGGTAAATGTAATGAAATTAAAGCAGGAGTTGAAGTAAAAGAAAAGCACGGAGTTATTTATTAAAAAAATAATTATGAAAAGAGGAGAGAAATATATTTCATTTTATGAATCTGTGAAACAGTTTGTATTAGATACAAAACTAACATTAGTTGATGAAGTTGAAGGTTTAGATGAAACTGTTATACATCAATTTGAAAAAGAGCATCAAATTGAATTTCCAGTGACATTGTATGCTTTTTTGATTTTATTTGGCAGGAAAATAAAAGTCAGAAAAACTGATGAATGTTTTGATATGACAATAAAAGACATAAAAGAAGCTATGTTTGTTGGTGTTAATGAGAATTACAAACAAATAATTCTAAGAGATGAAGGATTTCTTGATTATGCAGACAATAGTGACGATGATTTTTTTATTTTAAAGACATAATTGACATTAATAAAATAATTTTCATAACACAATACCATCGTTGGTTTAGTTTGGGGTTTATTGATAGTCGCTCAGAAAACCCTATTATCTATCATATTACTGAAAAAAATTATTATTTTACTGAGAATATGAGTTTTACTTTTTTTATAAGAGATTTGTTATTTGAAGCCATAAGAGCTAAATTTAACATAAAAAAATATCCCTGATGAAAACATTGAAAATACTTCAATTCGGGAAGAAGAAATAAAAAATCTGAGAATAGATAAGCTTCCTTGGGGAAACTTTTATGTTGTGAATTATAATGTTTTATTCGGTTTTAAAGAGAATTACAGAAAACATCGATTAAAATTTTATGAAGTTATAGAAGAACAAGAAAAGCAAACAGGTTATATAATGACTGTAGATGAGTTTGAATGGGCATTTATTGATTATTTGAAAGAGCAAGTAGTCTTGAGTAAGATGGAGGAATGATTTGCAAGCTTTCTCTCGCTCCCGCCCAATCCTGATCGCTCAGATATACGCAAACAAAATCTAAGCGGTATCGTTAGCGCAGATTTATAATCATAAGTGTTCGAAACCCTATTTTGGTTTGAAAATATCCTCAACTTGATTTGGGTTTCCACCGCATTTTTCCACAATATCTTTGATGATTAATACTTCTAACTCGTTAGCAAATTTTAGTTTTGGTATTTTGTACCCTTTTAGATTGTTTAGTTTTTTATAAACTGTCAAAAGGATCGCCATTATCAAAGTCATATACATAACAACCTTTATTCCGTTTAGATTCCTAAAAATCAAATGACTAAAGTTTAAGTTTTGTTTTATAAATTTAAAAAACACTTCAATCTCCCATCGCTTTTTGTAAATATAGACAATCTCTTTAGAAGTCAGGTCATTACTATTACTTAAAAAATAGAATATTTCATTACTTTCCTTTTCTCTTGCAATGATTAACCTTAAAAATGAAGTTGTTTTTTTATTTCGTTTATCAAACAATATGACCTTCAAATCTCTTTCAATATATAATCTTTCTGTTTCGTTTTGAACTATTTTAAATTCCTCAACTATATCAAATCGAGTATAATTATTAAGACGAGTAACAAAAATAAAATTCTGGTTATTAAAACTTTCAAATGCACTTCTTGCCTGAAGTCCGCGGTCAAAGACCAATATATTTTCTGGACTTAGGGGACATTCATTTATCAAATCTTTTAAAGCAAAATCTTCAGAAACGAAAGCTTGTTCTGTAAATATCTTTGAGTGTATAGGAACATTCGAAAAAGCCATACTAAATTTCACAAATCTTTTATCTCCTTGTTTGTTAATCTGCATTCCTTCTTCAAATAATTTAGAAGAAATACTGACTAAAGTAGAGTCGAAAGCAATGATGTTGTGCTTTTTATTAAGATATTTATTTTGAAATTGTTTCAAGCAACTTTTGAAAATTGCTTCGAAATAACACGGATTTATAGTAACTAATCGGTCTCTTATCGAATTGTATTTTACTCCGTCAAAACTATTGTTTGCAATACTTTTAAATGCTAATGAATGATAAAATTCCTCCATAACCCTCAGGCTATTATTTTTTACATTTAGCATTGAAAAAAGTAAAAGTTGAAACATCGTTTGCCCATTGAGCTTTTTAACTTGGTAATCAACCTTGTACTTTAATGATAATCTTTCTAATTCCTCTTTTGGAATATAATTTAACACTTCCGAAACTTGCATAGTTTCTTGTAAAATTATAAAATTTAAGGTTTCGAACACTTATGGTTAAGAGGTCATGCCACAAGTTATTATTTAAGCGGAAAACTTGAGAATAAAAATTTTGAAGTAATAAGTAAAAATATAAACGATATTGATTTAGAGAAAGGAGATATTGCTGTGTTTAAAAAGACTGATAAGAAACCATATGGTCATATTGCTATGTATAATGGAAAAAAATGGGTTTCAGACTTTAAGCAACGCTCATTTTTTGTTCATGCAGAATACATTAAAGCGAATACTTACGCAATATATAGGATCCATCATTTGAAGAATCAAAAACTAAAATATGAAAAAAAATCTTTATTAATAGTTCCAATATTATTCATCTGTTGTAAAGGTGAAATTAAAGATGATTACAATAACAAAAATTCAAAGGGAAAAATTTTAGAACAGCAAAGTGTAAACGATAAAAGTAATTTAAAAGATACTACTATAGTTAGTATTGATGAAGGAGTAAAGTTTTTAAAAAAATTTTACAACAAATTTTACTACGATGAGAACAAAAATTTTAGCTTTTCTGATCAGAAAGAGTTTTTGTCTAAAGAAATTAATGATAAGATAAATAGTTTAAATTCAAATCCTGAAAATTTAGAATTAGATTATGATCCATTCATTAAAGCTCAAGATTATGATGGGGTAAGTATTAAAAAAACAATTAATTGTACCAAAGAAGCTGAAATCTTTGTTGTGACTTTTGTTAATTTTGAAGAAGATGGAGAAGTCAGGCTAGAATATAAACTTGCTAAAAACAGATTAGGTAAAATTGAAATTGTTAATATTTTAAACGATAGTCTTTTGAGAATTAAATAGCCCCCCCGATAACTATGGTTTTTCCAAATAATAATTGCTAAACTTTTCGATTATTTTTTGCGTATAATTCAATAACTTTATGTTAGAATAACACAATAAATCTTGCGAAGGGGAAGAAGTTTTTTACTTCTCCCGATCGCGCAGGAATGACACAAAGTGAGTCTCAGTGCAAACGTTGGCGCAGAATTCCCGATCGCGCAGGAATGACACAAAGTGAGTCTCAGCGCAAACGTTGGCGCAGAATTGCATTCATAAGTGTTCGAAACCTTAAATTTTATA
Coding sequences:
- a CDS encoding endonuclease V, translating into MERNLLMLALLFFFSREDLNYENILNENQNILDEYFEVQYDLYSLNTFIDMSIDKVKYTKVMNAYLVSQDMQKYLGKTVPDTFMEKFVWQEEQIGKAINEDQLPTAIQFIGGVSVAYHDITQKIVAVVTVMNVDSQEIVDQAVYTEDKINMHIPDIFGFNETVWTIKAFEKLSIKPQLVFCDGHGIEHPKNMGLATFLGIQLDIPTIGCAKKRLVGYCKKEELGYNRGDYLELIFDAIVVGKALRTKENLSPVYVSLGHKISLETSVDWVLKTTKTTRLPLVLEIAIEIGRENLPKQFRIDFMNDEPNEYGIIKLY
- a CDS encoding IS4 family transposase; the protein is MQVSEVLNYIPKEELERLSLKYKVDYQVKKLNGQTMFQLLLFSMLNVKNNSLRVMEEFYHSLAFKSIANNSFDGVKYNSIRDRLVTINPCYFEAIFKSCLKQFQNKYLNKKHNIIAFDSTLVSISSKLFEEGMQINKQGDKRFVKFSMAFSNVPIHSKIFTEQAFVSEDFALKDLINECPLSPENILVFDRGLQARSAFESFNNQNFIFVTRLNNYTRFDIVEEFKIVQNETERLYIERDLKVILFDKRNKKTTSFLRLIIAREKESNEIFYFLSNSNDLTSKEIVYIYKKRWEIEVFFKFIKQNLNFSHLIFRNLNGIKVVMYMTLIMAILLTVYKKLNNLKGYKIPKLKFANELEVLIIKDIVEKCGGNPNQVEDIFKPK
- a CDS encoding DUF3828 domain-containing protein — its product is MYNGKKWVSDFKQRSFFVHAEYIKANTYAIYRIHHLKNQKLKYEKKSLLIVPILFICCKGEIKDDYNNKNSKGKILEQQSVNDKSNLKDTTIVSIDEGVKFLKKFYNKFYYDENKNFSFSDQKEFLSKEINDKINSLNSNPENLELDYDPFIKAQDYDGVSIKKTINCTKEAEIFVVTFVNFEEDGEVRLEYKLAKNRLGKIEIVNILNDSLLRIK